From one Streptomyces sp. NBC_01478 genomic stretch:
- a CDS encoding glycosyltransferase family 39 protein — MTTETDQTTYPGGGGPSSWGAPTGDTGTGARDTAVHEPVAPSDPVAPQAGEPKQPLGRRLWRGRPEDPRWARPAFWGMLLATALLYLYNLSASGYSNSFYSAAVQAGSKSWKAMLFGSLDAGNAITVDKPSAFLWPMEISVRIFGLNSWAILVPEVLMGVGTVAVVYAAVRRRHSPQAGLIAGAVLALTPVAALMFRFNNPDAALALLMATACYLVVRALEDGRTKWLVWAGVAIGFAFLSKTLQAFLILPPLAIVYAVCAPVSVKKRFAQLGLATGALVVAAGWWVALVELWPASSRPYIGGSQNNSFLELTFGYNGFGRLSGDETGSVGGGGGGGTGQWGATGWDRMFNSEIGSQISWLLPTALILLVAGLVATRKLNRTSVRRSSMLVWGGSLVTTLVVFSYMAGIFHQYYTIALAPYMAAVIGIGAGSLWERRSEIWASITLAAAVVAAGVWGYVLLNRTPDYLPWLKWLVLLGSLAGALGLIFVAKIGRQLALAAVGLSIVAGLAGPAAYTMSTVNSAHTGSIPTAGPAGAGMMGGGGPGGGGRGGFGGGNRTGGTGTMPGQQGGNGGTTQNQGGGFPGGGTGTMPGGGTGTAPGGGGTTQNQGGGFGGQTGGDGGMGGGGGVGGLLNGATVTSAAKKLLQTDAGKYTWVAASIGSQNAASYQLATGDPVMAIGGFNGTDPSPTLAQFQKYVADGKIHYFISGGTGMGGSSTGSSSQITSWVEKNYKKVTVGSATFYDLTQKTSS; from the coding sequence ATGACCACCGAAACCGATCAGACGACCTATCCGGGAGGAGGCGGCCCCTCGTCCTGGGGGGCGCCGACCGGTGACACCGGTACCGGTGCCAGAGACACGGCCGTGCACGAGCCGGTGGCGCCCTCGGACCCCGTGGCCCCCCAGGCCGGTGAGCCCAAGCAGCCGCTCGGGCGCCGCCTGTGGCGCGGCCGGCCCGAGGACCCGCGCTGGGCACGCCCCGCCTTCTGGGGCATGCTGCTCGCGACGGCGCTCCTCTACCTCTACAACCTGAGCGCGTCCGGCTACTCCAACTCCTTCTACTCGGCGGCGGTCCAGGCCGGCAGCAAGAGCTGGAAGGCGATGCTGTTCGGCTCGCTGGACGCGGGCAACGCGATCACCGTCGACAAGCCCTCGGCGTTCCTGTGGCCGATGGAGATCTCGGTCCGCATCTTCGGCCTCAACTCCTGGGCGATCCTGGTCCCCGAGGTCCTCATGGGCGTCGGCACGGTCGCCGTCGTCTACGCGGCGGTCCGCCGCCGGCACAGCCCCCAGGCCGGTCTGATCGCGGGCGCCGTGCTGGCGCTCACCCCGGTCGCCGCGCTGATGTTCCGCTTCAACAACCCTGACGCCGCACTGGCGTTGCTGATGGCGACCGCCTGCTACCTCGTCGTCCGGGCCCTGGAGGACGGCCGTACGAAGTGGCTGGTGTGGGCCGGAGTCGCGATCGGCTTCGCGTTCCTGTCGAAGACCCTTCAGGCCTTCCTGATCCTGCCGCCGCTGGCCATCGTCTACGCAGTCTGCGCGCCGGTGAGCGTGAAGAAGAGGTTCGCCCAACTGGGCCTGGCCACGGGCGCGTTGGTCGTCGCGGCCGGCTGGTGGGTGGCGCTCGTCGAGCTGTGGCCGGCGTCCTCGCGCCCCTACATCGGCGGCTCGCAGAACAACAGCTTCCTTGAACTGACCTTCGGCTACAACGGGTTCGGCCGCCTCAGCGGCGACGAGACCGGCAGCGTCGGAGGCGGCGGTGGCGGCGGTACCGGCCAGTGGGGTGCCACCGGCTGGGACCGGATGTTCAACTCCGAGATCGGCAGCCAGATCTCCTGGCTGCTGCCCACCGCGCTGATCCTCCTCGTCGCGGGCCTGGTGGCCACGCGCAAGCTCAACCGGACGTCGGTCAGGCGCAGTTCGATGCTCGTGTGGGGCGGCTCGCTGGTGACGACCCTGGTCGTCTTCAGCTACATGGCCGGCATCTTCCACCAGTACTACACGATCGCGCTGGCCCCCTACATGGCCGCCGTCATCGGCATCGGCGCCGGTTCCCTGTGGGAGCGGCGGAGCGAGATCTGGGCGTCGATCACCCTCGCCGCGGCGGTAGTTGCCGCCGGCGTGTGGGGTTACGTCCTCCTCAACCGCACCCCCGACTACCTGCCCTGGCTGAAGTGGCTGGTCCTCCTCGGCTCCCTGGCGGGCGCGCTCGGCCTGATCTTCGTCGCGAAGATCGGCCGCCAACTCGCCCTCGCGGCAGTCGGCTTGAGCATCGTGGCGGGCCTGGCCGGTCCTGCGGCGTACACCATGTCGACGGTCAACTCGGCGCACACCGGCTCGATTCCGACGGCCGGTCCGGCCGGCGCCGGCATGATGGGTGGCGGCGGTCCGGGCGGCGGCGGTCGCGGCGGCTTCGGCGGCGGCAACCGCACCGGCGGCACGGGCACGATGCCCGGCCAGCAGGGCGGCAACGGCGGCACCACCCAGAACCAGGGCGGCGGCTTCCCCGGCGGCGGCACGGGCACGATGCCCGGCGGCGGTACCGGTACGGCACCCGGTGGCGGCGGTACGACCCAGAACCAGGGTGGCGGCTTCGGCGGCCAGACCGGCGGCGACGGCGGCATGGGCGGCGGCGGTGGCGTCGGCGGCCTGCTCAACGGCGCGACGGTCACCTCCGCGGCGAAGAAGCTGCTCCAGACGGACGCCGGCAAGTACACCTGGGTCGCCGCGTCCATCGGCTCCCAGAACGCCGCGAGCTACCAACTCGCCACCGGAGACCCGGTGATGGCGATCGGCGGCTTCAACGGAACCGACCCGTCGCCGACGCTGGCCCAGTTCCAGAAGTACGTGGCGGACGGCAAGATCCACTACTTCATCTCGGGCGGCACCGGCATGGGCGGCAGCAGCACCGGCAGCTCCTCGCAGATCACCTCGTGGGTCGAGAAGAACTACAAGAAGGTGACGGTCGGTTCGGCCACCTTCTACGACCTGACGCAGAAGACGAGCAGTTGA
- a CDS encoding bifunctional glycosyltransferase family 2/GtrA family protein — protein MRTDSSPGTLPAREHLPAGDAGTPVLDVVIPVYNEEKDLQPCVLRLHEHLKRTFPYAFRITIADNASIDTTPQVAARLESEIPEVKSFRLEQKGRGRALRTVWSASDAPILAYMDVDLSTDLNALLPLVAPLISGHSDLAIGSRLARSSRVVRGAKREFISRTYNLILRGSLQARFSDAQCGFKAIRRDVAQALLPLVEDTGWFFDTEMLVLAERAGLRIHEVPVDWVDDPNSTVHIVKTATEDLKGVWRVGKALASGSLPLDRVTRPFGDDPRDRDIKDVPKGLARQLVGFCVVGGLSTLFYLVLYSAFRQFSGSQIANALALLVSAVANTAANRRLTFGVRGRGGAVRHQAQGLVVFAIGLALTSGSLAALNAASSNPAHSTELAVLVAANLAATVLRFLLFRAWVFPDRGDSAEESTVVAVNSPSSPTYSTAGAMPQHTQHPGSYGPLPHRQPQPHQGSYDTTTQFRAGEAADGTWRDATMQLQPVRPHDTDPRDPR, from the coding sequence ATGCGAACCGACTCTTCTCCCGGCACCCTGCCGGCGCGGGAGCACCTCCCGGCCGGAGACGCCGGTACGCCTGTCCTGGACGTAGTGATCCCCGTCTACAACGAGGAGAAGGACCTCCAGCCATGTGTGCTCAGACTGCACGAGCACCTCAAGCGCACGTTCCCGTACGCGTTCCGCATCACCATCGCGGACAACGCGTCGATCGACACCACTCCTCAGGTGGCGGCGCGGCTGGAGTCGGAGATCCCCGAGGTCAAATCGTTCCGGCTGGAGCAGAAGGGGCGCGGTCGAGCACTGCGCACCGTCTGGTCCGCCTCGGACGCCCCGATCCTCGCCTATATGGACGTCGACCTCTCCACCGACCTCAACGCGCTGCTGCCCCTGGTGGCACCGCTGATCTCGGGTCACTCCGACCTGGCGATCGGATCCCGGCTGGCCCGCTCGTCGCGTGTCGTGCGTGGCGCCAAGCGCGAGTTCATCAGCCGGACGTACAACCTGATCCTGCGCGGCTCGCTGCAGGCCCGCTTCTCGGACGCCCAGTGCGGATTCAAGGCGATCCGGCGTGATGTGGCCCAGGCGCTGCTGCCGCTCGTCGAGGACACCGGCTGGTTCTTCGACACCGAGATGCTGGTGCTCGCCGAGCGCGCCGGACTCCGTATCCACGAGGTGCCGGTCGACTGGGTCGACGACCCGAACTCGACCGTCCACATCGTGAAGACCGCGACCGAGGACCTGAAGGGAGTGTGGCGGGTGGGCAAGGCCCTGGCCTCCGGTTCGCTGCCGCTCGACCGTGTCACACGTCCCTTCGGTGACGACCCGCGCGACCGCGACATCAAGGACGTGCCCAAGGGCCTGGCCCGCCAGCTCGTCGGGTTCTGTGTCGTGGGCGGCCTCTCCACCCTCTTCTACCTGGTGCTCTACAGCGCCTTCCGGCAGTTCTCCGGCTCGCAGATCGCCAACGCGCTCGCGCTGCTGGTCTCGGCGGTCGCCAACACCGCCGCCAACCGCAGACTGACCTTCGGGGTCCGCGGCCGGGGCGGCGCCGTCCGCCACCAGGCCCAGGGCCTGGTCGTCTTCGCCATCGGCCTCGCGCTGACCAGTGGTTCGCTCGCCGCGCTGAACGCGGCCAGCAGCAACCCGGCGCACTCCACCGAACTGGCGGTCCTGGTGGCCGCCAACCTCGCGGCGACCGTCCTGCGCTTCCTGCTCTTCCGCGCCTGGGTCTTCCCGGACCGCGGTGACAGCGCCGAGGAGTCGACGGTCGTGGCCGTCAACTCCCCTTCGTCGCCCACCTATTCGACGGCCGGGGCGATGCCTCAGCACACGCAGCACCCCGGTTCCTACGGCCCGCTGCCCCACCGGCAGCCCCAGCCCCACCAGGGGTCGTACGACACCACCACCCAGTTCCGCGCCGGTGAAGCCGCGGACGGCACCTGGAGGGACGCGACGATGCAGTTGCAGCCGGTGCGTCCCCACGACACCGATCCGAGGGACCCCCGATGA
- a CDS encoding sensor histidine kinase, translating to MSGRRRPRAQKKRAGKPRTLRTRLVVASVTLIAVVCAVIGTVTTLALRSHLYEQLDSRLGEVSARASGGFGQPPGANKDDSVPPSQKDKTVVQKGEAVDLSQFVSRGPQPEGTLAASVQNGIITDGKVGEKKKDSSTGVTNMSPVALSNAQKTALNEVSQDGKAHTAELPGLGDYRVKYVTGPNGNYYVAIPTSDTQSTINTLILVEVSVTAAGLVAAGIAGYVLVGVATRPLRRVAATATRVSELPLHTGEVTLNERVPESETDPHTEVGQVGAALNRMLDHVHGALHARQQSEMRVRQFVADASHELRTPLASIRGYAELTRRGREQTGPDTKHALGRIESEAGRMTLLVEDLLLLARLDAGRPLQFDQTDLIPLVVDTISDSRAAGMDHNWRLDLPDEPALVSADAARIQQVLINLLGNARKHTPPGTTITARVQRRGPWMCVDVEDNGQGIPPDLLPHVFERFARGDSARSRSTGSTGLGLAIVQAVATAHGGAVTVDSVPGRTVFTVHLPALAPAVPMPAPETNWQSHSQAQHSATTWVQQGV from the coding sequence ATGAGCGGGCGACGACGGCCGCGTGCGCAGAAGAAGCGAGCGGGTAAGCCGCGCACCCTGCGGACCCGGCTCGTCGTCGCGTCCGTGACGCTGATCGCGGTGGTGTGCGCGGTGATCGGGACCGTGACGACACTGGCGCTGCGATCGCATCTGTACGAGCAGTTGGACAGCAGGCTCGGCGAGGTGTCGGCCCGTGCCTCGGGCGGCTTCGGACAGCCGCCCGGTGCGAACAAGGACGACTCGGTCCCGCCCAGCCAGAAGGACAAGACGGTCGTGCAGAAGGGAGAGGCGGTCGATCTCTCCCAGTTCGTCTCCCGGGGACCGCAACCGGAGGGCACGCTGGCCGCGAGCGTCCAGAACGGGATCATCACCGACGGCAAGGTCGGTGAGAAGAAGAAGGACAGCAGCACCGGGGTCACCAACATGAGCCCCGTGGCGCTCTCCAACGCCCAGAAGACAGCGCTCAACGAGGTCTCCCAGGACGGCAAGGCGCACACCGCGGAGCTCCCCGGGCTGGGTGACTACCGCGTCAAGTACGTCACCGGCCCCAACGGCAACTACTACGTCGCCATCCCCACCTCGGACACCCAAAGCACCATCAACACCCTGATCCTCGTCGAGGTGAGTGTCACCGCCGCCGGTCTCGTGGCCGCGGGCATCGCCGGCTACGTCCTCGTCGGCGTCGCCACCCGCCCCCTCCGCCGGGTCGCCGCCACCGCCACCCGCGTCTCCGAACTCCCGCTCCACACCGGCGAGGTCACCCTCAACGAACGCGTCCCCGAGTCCGAGACCGACCCGCACACCGAGGTCGGCCAGGTCGGCGCCGCGCTCAACCGGATGCTCGACCATGTGCACGGCGCCCTGCACGCCAGACAGCAGAGCGAGATGCGGGTACGGCAGTTCGTGGCCGACGCCAGCCATGAGCTGCGGACGCCGCTCGCCTCCATCCGCGGCTACGCGGAGCTGACCCGTCGTGGACGCGAACAGACCGGCCCGGACACCAAGCACGCCCTCGGGAGAATCGAGTCCGAGGCGGGGCGCATGACCCTGCTCGTCGAGGATCTGCTCCTCCTCGCCCGCCTCGACGCGGGCAGACCGCTCCAGTTCGACCAGACCGACCTCATCCCGCTCGTCGTGGACACCATCAGCGACTCGCGCGCGGCCGGCATGGACCACAACTGGCGGCTCGACCTGCCCGACGAACCGGCCCTCGTGTCGGCGGACGCGGCCCGTATCCAGCAGGTGCTGATCAATCTGCTGGGCAACGCCCGCAAGCACACCCCGCCCGGTACGACGATCACCGCCCGCGTGCAGCGGCGCGGACCGTGGATGTGCGTGGACGTCGAGGACAACGGCCAGGGCATCCCGCCGGATTTGCTGCCGCATGTCTTCGAGCGGTTCGCGCGCGGCGACTCGGCGCGCTCCCGCTCCACGGGATCGACGGGTCTGGGCCTCGCCATCGTGCAGGCGGTCGCGACCGCGCACGGCGGCGCGGTCACCGTGGACAGCGTTCCCGGACGCACGGTGTTCACCGTGCATCTGCCCGCGCTGGCACCGGCTGTGCCCATGCCCGCCCCCGAAACGAATTGGCAATCGCACTCACAGGCACAGCACAGTGCCACCACATGGGTGCAACAGGGCGTTTGA
- a CDS encoding response regulator transcription factor: MTTTSPQGRTELLRPDGSPVRVLVVDDELSITELLSMALRYEGWQIRSAGDGTGAIQTAREFRPDAVVLDMMLPDMDGLTVLGRMRRELPDVPVLFLTAKDAVEDRIAGLTAGGDDYVTKPFSLEEVVARLRGLIRRSGAADRRSDSVLVVGDLTLDEDSHEVSRAGEGIHLTATEFELLRFLMRNPRRVLSKAQILDRVWSYDFGGQANVVELYISYLRRKIDAGREPMIHTRRGAGYLIKPAAS; the protein is encoded by the coding sequence ATGACCACGACCTCGCCCCAGGGGCGCACCGAACTGCTGAGGCCGGACGGGAGCCCCGTCCGAGTGCTTGTGGTGGACGACGAGCTGTCGATCACCGAGCTGCTGTCCATGGCCCTCCGATACGAGGGCTGGCAGATCCGTAGCGCGGGTGACGGGACCGGCGCGATCCAGACCGCGCGCGAGTTCCGGCCCGACGCCGTCGTCCTCGACATGATGCTGCCGGACATGGACGGCCTGACCGTCCTGGGACGCATGCGCAGAGAGCTGCCGGACGTCCCGGTGCTGTTCCTGACGGCCAAGGACGCCGTCGAGGACCGTATCGCCGGGCTCACCGCCGGCGGCGACGACTACGTCACCAAGCCGTTCAGCCTCGAAGAGGTCGTCGCCCGGCTGCGCGGGCTGATCCGCCGCTCCGGTGCCGCCGACCGCCGTTCGGACTCCGTGCTGGTCGTGGGTGACCTCACCCTCGACGAGGACAGCCACGAGGTGTCGCGGGCCGGCGAGGGCATCCACCTCACCGCGACCGAGTTTGAGCTGTTGCGCTTCCTCATGCGTAATCCCCGGCGTGTACTCAGCAAGGCACAGATCCTCGACCGGGTGTGGTCGTACGACTTCGGAGGGCAGGCCAACGTGGTCGAGCTCTACATCTCGTACCTGCGCCGGAAGATCGACGCGGGACGTGAGCCGATGATCCACACCCGGCGCGGCGCCGGTTACCTGATCAAGCCCGCGGCCTCATGA
- a CDS encoding amidohydrolase family protein, translating into MDVDGEAAGVRAFWQRLGLPGLVDVHTHFMPERVLRKVWDYFDALGPATGGALEWPITYRQEEAERVALIREFGVRAFTAMLYPHKPGMAEWLNGWAVDFAARTPDCLHTSTLFPEPGVEAYVRRALDLGARVFKAHVQVGAYDPADELLDPAWGLLAEAGTPVVVHCGSGPAPGKHTGPGPIGRVLARHPRLRLVVAHMGMPEYEDFLDLAERYGEVRLDTTMAFTDFSERLAPFPPGALPRLAALGDRVLLGSDFPNIPYPYLHQLHALERLDLGDDWLRAVCHDNGARLFAR; encoded by the coding sequence GTGGACGTGGACGGTGAGGCGGCTGGGGTCCGGGCGTTCTGGCAGCGGCTCGGGCTGCCCGGGCTCGTCGATGTGCACACCCACTTCATGCCCGAGCGGGTGCTGCGCAAGGTCTGGGACTACTTCGACGCGCTCGGGCCGGCGACCGGTGGAGCGCTCGAGTGGCCGATCACCTACCGGCAGGAGGAAGCCGAACGGGTCGCGCTGATAAGGGAGTTCGGAGTACGCGCTTTCACCGCCATGCTCTACCCGCACAAGCCGGGGATGGCCGAGTGGCTCAACGGCTGGGCCGTCGACTTCGCCGCCCGCACCCCCGACTGTCTGCACACCTCGACTCTCTTCCCGGAGCCGGGAGTCGAGGCCTACGTGCGGCGGGCACTGGACTTGGGCGCGCGGGTGTTCAAGGCGCATGTGCAGGTCGGGGCGTACGACCCGGCCGATGAACTCCTGGACCCCGCCTGGGGGTTGCTCGCCGAGGCCGGGACGCCAGTGGTGGTCCACTGCGGGTCGGGGCCCGCGCCCGGCAAGCACACCGGGCCCGGGCCCATCGGACGGGTGCTGGCCCGGCATCCGCGGCTGCGGCTGGTCGTCGCGCACATGGGGATGCCGGAGTACGAGGACTTCCTGGACCTGGCCGAGCGGTACGGGGAGGTCCGGCTCGACACGACGATGGCGTTCACGGACTTCAGCGAACGCCTCGCGCCCTTTCCTCCGGGTGCGCTCCCCCGGCTGGCCGCGCTCGGCGACCGCGTGCTGCTCGGCAGCGACTTCCCGAACATTCCGTATCCCTACCTTCACCAGCTCCACGCCCTGGAGCGGCTGGACCTCGGCGACGACTGGCTGCGCGCGGTCTGCCATGACAACGGGGCGCGGCTGTTCGCACGATGA
- a CDS encoding DUF2797 domain-containing protein gives MAETSRAAQRWTCSGLRWAVGGPELKWDGGRGSPLPRGKRVAFEVVEGGGRTCVGARGNACPVRAAVPERSAGARCEECARLDRAHSVAADTIADDPRPYHVYLAWFGPGLLKVGITAEERGSARLLEQGAVCFTWLGLGPLMAARRTEELLRAALRVPDRIPYGEKRAVRSALPGSAAERAAELADLHTRALALREWPESLHREPYQPVDHVEVFGLAGLPAAVGEVSGLAAGGVVSGEVAAAAGPDLHLATGRGVIVLDTRLMTGWELVPAGGDTGEFTVPVREFRREVPGVQEGLF, from the coding sequence ATGGCAGAGACATCACGGGCGGCACAGAGATGGACGTGCTCGGGGCTGCGGTGGGCGGTCGGCGGTCCCGAGCTGAAGTGGGACGGCGGGCGCGGGAGCCCGTTGCCCCGGGGGAAGCGGGTGGCCTTCGAGGTCGTGGAAGGGGGTGGGCGGACATGTGTGGGAGCACGGGGGAATGCCTGCCCGGTGCGCGCGGCCGTGCCGGAGCGGAGTGCGGGGGCGCGGTGCGAGGAGTGTGCGCGGCTGGACCGGGCGCACTCGGTCGCCGCCGACACGATCGCGGACGACCCGCGGCCGTACCACGTATATCTGGCCTGGTTCGGCCCCGGTCTGCTCAAGGTCGGCATCACCGCCGAAGAGCGCGGCTCCGCCCGGCTGCTTGAGCAGGGCGCCGTCTGCTTCACCTGGCTGGGCCTCGGCCCCCTGATGGCGGCCCGCCGCACGGAGGAGCTGCTGCGCGCCGCCCTGCGGGTACCGGACCGGATCCCCTACGGCGAGAAGCGCGCCGTCCGTTCCGCGTTGCCGGGTTCGGCGGCGGAGCGGGCCGCCGAGCTCGCCGACCTGCACACGCGGGCCCTCGCGCTGCGCGAATGGCCGGAGTCGCTCCACCGCGAGCCGTATCAACCCGTGGACCACGTCGAGGTGTTCGGCCTCGCGGGACTGCCGGCCGCCGTCGGTGAGGTGAGCGGGCTGGCCGCGGGCGGGGTGGTGAGCGGCGAGGTGGCCGCGGCGGCGGGACCGGACCTCCACCTCGCGACCGGGCGGGGCGTGATCGTGCTCGACACGCGGCTGATGACGGGGTGGGAGCTGGTCCCTGCCGGGGGTGACACGGGTGAATTCACTGTGCCGGTACGGGAGTTCAGGCGGGAGGTGCCGGGGGTGCAGGAGGGGTTGTTCTGA
- a CDS encoding HGxxPAAW family protein has protein sequence MSAHQYDEGHTVAGWTGFGIATVGSTVAGVGVCAVSAPLIGGGLGIVAVSVLVTWALHLAGWGKPPGRRDREQWGMRARDPLARAGHPGCVACGLAGRGRAAEAQEHAVVPAPRESAPVGETAG, from the coding sequence ATGAGCGCACATCAGTATGACGAGGGACATACGGTCGCGGGCTGGACCGGATTCGGCATCGCGACCGTCGGGTCGACCGTCGCGGGGGTGGGGGTGTGCGCGGTGTCGGCCCCGCTGATCGGCGGCGGGCTGGGGATCGTCGCGGTGAGCGTTCTGGTCACCTGGGCGCTGCATCTCGCCGGGTGGGGCAAGCCGCCCGGGCGGCGGGACCGGGAGCAGTGGGGGATGCGGGCGCGGGATCCGCTGGCGCGCGCGGGACACCCCGGGTGTGTCGCGTGCGGGCTGGCCGGGCGGGGACGGGCGGCCGAGGCCCAGGAGCACGCGGTCGTGCCCGCGCCCCGCGAGTCCGCCCCGGTCGGTGAGACCGCGGGCTGA
- a CDS encoding MarR family winged helix-turn-helix transcriptional regulator, whose product MQAKPRPAATPAQALDAMDSLIATAQLGQQEMAERLGLNVTDLLCFACVLKAGENLLTAGDLAEHAHVTTGAVTGILNRLERAGFITRVPDPTDRRRVRVASVPAAVTRVVALYGPYYDRLNAQFADYSPAEIAVLNDWFTRTSALAQGYIEELRARDGG is encoded by the coding sequence ATGCAAGCCAAGCCTCGCCCCGCCGCCACCCCGGCCCAGGCGCTGGACGCGATGGACTCCCTCATCGCCACCGCCCAGCTCGGCCAGCAGGAAATGGCCGAGCGGCTGGGCCTGAACGTCACCGATCTCCTCTGCTTCGCCTGCGTCCTGAAGGCGGGGGAGAACCTCCTCACGGCCGGTGACCTGGCCGAACACGCCCACGTCACGACGGGCGCGGTGACCGGCATCCTCAACCGCCTCGAACGCGCCGGTTTCATCACCCGCGTCCCCGACCCCACCGACCGCCGCCGCGTCCGCGTGGCCTCGGTACCGGCCGCGGTGACCCGGGTCGTCGCCCTCTACGGCCCCTACTACGACCGCCTCAACGCCCAGTTCGCCGACTACTCCCCCGCCGAGATCGCCGTACTGAACGACTGGTTCACCCGGACGTCGGCGCTCGCGCAGGGCTACATCGAGGAACTCCGGGCGCGGGACGGGGGGTAA
- a CDS encoding GtrA family protein produces the protein MKPGPFASFVRFVMCGGGVGVLSSFAVPLLAALMPWAAANALITVASTVLCTELHALFTFGTGRRPGWREHWQSAGSATAAYAATSAAILVLHTVQPSPGMLTEQIVYLSASGLAGIGRFLVLRLFVFADHGTRATASTPVAIPVRPTPASPAFSAAA, from the coding sequence ATGAAGCCCGGCCCGTTCGCGTCCTTCGTCAGGTTCGTGATGTGCGGCGGCGGTGTCGGGGTCCTGTCCAGCTTCGCGGTTCCGCTGCTCGCCGCGCTGATGCCGTGGGCGGCGGCGAACGCGCTGATCACGGTCGCCTCGACCGTCCTGTGCACCGAGCTGCACGCCCTGTTCACCTTCGGCACCGGCCGCCGCCCCGGCTGGCGCGAGCACTGGCAGTCGGCGGGCTCGGCGACGGCGGCCTACGCGGCGACGTCAGCCGCGATACTCGTCCTCCACACCGTCCAGCCCTCACCCGGCATGCTCACCGAACAGATCGTCTACCTCAGCGCCTCCGGCCTCGCCGGCATCGGCCGCTTCCTGGTCCTGCGCCTGTTCGTCTTCGCGGACCACGGCACCCGGGCGACGGCTTCGACCCCGGTCGCGATTCCGGTACGACCGACTCCCGCGTCCCCCGCGTTCAGCGCGGCGGCGTGA
- a CDS encoding SMI1/KNR4 family protein, which translates to MPEPQSKPLDVSVALRGGVAGRSHAWGFLRRFVDEWTGLPLRPGDGCTAAELDAAEADLGFELPAALREGYALLGRRADLTRQQDPLVPPPALQVVDDFGGVLVFRIENQGCASWGVPLDEIEQDDPPVVMESHEGWTPFLDRMSVAWVELVLSESLLGAGSLYDACELPDGLLPNLLTRYTRVDLPDHPMWASAGDSPLRWYAAPGRLLRRDGLLDHSWIHARGRTAADLETIRADLPGPWVC; encoded by the coding sequence GTGCCGGAACCCCAGTCGAAGCCCCTCGACGTATCGGTCGCGCTGCGCGGCGGAGTGGCCGGTCGCTCCCATGCCTGGGGCTTCCTGCGCCGCTTCGTCGACGAGTGGACCGGTCTGCCCCTGCGACCCGGAGACGGCTGCACCGCGGCCGAACTGGACGCCGCGGAGGCCGATCTGGGCTTCGAACTGCCCGCCGCGCTGCGCGAGGGATACGCGCTGCTGGGCCGTCGTGCCGACCTGACGAGACAGCAGGATCCCTTGGTCCCGCCGCCCGCTCTCCAGGTGGTCGACGACTTCGGCGGTGTCCTGGTCTTCCGCATCGAGAACCAGGGCTGCGCGTCATGGGGTGTCCCCCTGGACGAGATCGAGCAGGACGATCCCCCCGTGGTGATGGAGTCGCACGAGGGCTGGACCCCCTTCCTGGACAGGATGTCCGTGGCCTGGGTGGAACTCGTGCTGAGCGAGTCGCTCCTCGGCGCCGGAAGCCTGTACGACGCCTGCGAACTGCCGGACGGGCTCCTGCCGAACCTGCTGACGCGCTACACGCGAGTGGACCTGCCCGACCACCCGATGTGGGCCTCCGCGGGTGACTCACCCCTCCGCTGGTACGCGGCCCCGGGCCGGCTGCTGCGCCGCGACGGTCTGCTCGACCACTCCTGGATCCACGCACGCGGCCGCACGGCCGCCGACCTGGAGACGATTCGCGCGGACCTGCCCGGACCGTGGGTCTGCTGA
- a CDS encoding helix-turn-helix transcriptional regulator has translation MGHRAAGHGGDGVGDLRDALGQTPMQYLTDWRMSLARDHLRTGELTLTAVSHAVGYGSPCAFAAAFTRQHGEPPGSLRRRESGAANDPHPHGR, from the coding sequence GTGGGTCACCGGGCGGCCGGTCACGGCGGCGACGGCGTCGGCGACCTCCGCGACGCCCTGGGCCAGACCCCGATGCAGTACCTGACCGACTGGCGGATGTCCCTGGCCCGCGACCACCTCCGCACCGGCGAGCTCACCCTCACGGCCGTCTCCCACGCGGTCGGCTACGGCTCGCCGTGCGCGTTCGCCGCCGCGTTCACCCGGCAGCACGGCGAGCCGCCGGGGAGTTTGCGGCGGCGGGAGTCCGGTGCCGCCAACGACCCTCATCCGCACGGGCGTTGA